The Fictibacillus phosphorivorans genomic sequence TTCATGATGTAAAAGAAATGAGCCGAATGACGAAGATGATGGACATCATGCTCAAAAAAGGAACGGTGTCTCATGGATAAAATGTATGTGAACGGTATGAGGTTCTATGGCTATCATGGTGTGTTTAATGAAGAGCAAAAGCTTGGACAGCGTTTCAATGTAGACGTAGTATTATCCATGGACCTTTACCAAGCAGGGCTTACTGATGAATTAGATCATACGGTCAATTACGGAGAAGTTTACGCAGTGGTTAAAGAAATTGTTGAAGGTGAACCTGTTAAGCTTTTAGAAACCTTGGCCGAAGCAATTTCCGCCTCTATCCTTAGCAAGTTTATGCTGGTGGATGAAGTGATGGTCAAAGTCATCAAACCAGATCCTCCGATTCCTGGACATTACGAATCGGTTGCGGTCGAAATCACAAGAGGTCGCGTATAGATGAACGACAATAATATTGCTTACCTATCTGTCGGTTCGAACATAGGTGATCGAGAAGGATTGCTTGAACGAGCGATTTCTCTAGTAGAAGAGTTTGATGACATCAGCATTGAATCCGTTTCGTCAATCTATGAGACGGATCCCGTAGGTGTGACAGATCAGCCATTATTCTTAAATTTAGCATTAAAACTCAAAACCTCTCTTTCTCCACAAGCTCTTTTGAGTAAACTGCAAGACGTAGAGATGAAACTAGACCGAAAGAGGCTTCAAAAATGGGGACCGCGAACAATAGACCTTGACATTTTATTGTATAATAGTGTAAGTATACAGACGGAAGAGTTAACGATTCCGCACCCACGTATGCTTGAAAGGGCGTTTGTTCTCATACCTCTATGTGAAATTGCTCCAGATGATATCTACCCGGATGAAGCAATTTCGTTACATCAAGTCCTTTGCGAACAAAGAGATAAAGAAGGTGTACGCATATGGAAGAAGACCGAATGGGAAGACGCATCCGTGCGTTCAGAAAGTTAAAAGGTTATACCCAAGAACAACTTGCTAAAGACATCGGAATATCAGTTTCGGTTCTCGGTGAGGTGGAAAGGGGCAGCCGAAAGCCTAAAGGAGATCTGCTTCACAAGATTGCAGATCAATTCAGCATTAACGTAGAAGAATTACAATAAGAGAATCGATATATAAGGCCAGTAAGAGGAACGAGGTGATTGTTAACTTGAAGATCGGTGATATTACATTAAAGAATCCGGTAGTTCTAGCACCGATGGCTGGTGTATGTAATCCTGCTTTCCGATTGATCGCAAAAGAGTTCGGAGCAGGGCTCGTCTGTGCAGAGATGGTAAGTGACAAAGGGATTCTGCATGAGAACGAAAGATCTTTAAAGATGCTTTATGTAGATGAACGCGAAAAACCACTCAGTCTTCAAATTTTTGGGGGCGAGCGTGAATCATTAGTGGCTGCTGCTAAATACGTTGATAAGAATACGAACGCAGACATTATTGATATCAATATGGGTTGCCCGGTTCCTAAGATCACAAAATGTGATGCAGGAGCAAAGTGGCTGCTCGATCCAGACAAGATCTACGAGATGGTAGCAGCTACGGTTGATGCGGTCCAAAAACCGGTAACTGTTAAAATGCGTATCGGCTGGGATGAAGATCATATCTATGCTGTGAAGAACGCGCAAGCTGTTGAACGTGCAGGCGGAGCCGCTGTTGCTGTTCACGGCCGCACGCGTGTTCAGATGTATGAAGGAGTAGCTGATTGGGACATCATCGGTGAAGTGAAGAAGAACGTATCGATTCCGGTTATCGGTAATGGTGATGTCTCTTCTCCTCAAGAAGCGAAAGACCGCATGGACCAATACGGAGTAGACGGGGTTATGATCGGAAGAGCAGCACTCGGCAACCCTTGGATGCTTTATCGCACTGTTCAATATCTAGAGAGCGGGATCATCGCGCCAGAACCTACTGCACGAGAAAAGATGAACATCTGCATGCTGCATATGGATCGTTTGATCGACCTAAAAGGTGAAGATGTTGCAGCAAGAGAGATGAGGAAGCATGCTGCTTGGTATCTTAAAGGCTTGCCTCAAACCGGTTCTGTTCGAAACGCGATCAACCAGATGACTACTCGGGAAGGTATGAATAAACTATTGTTTGATTATGTGGATCAATTAGAAGAAGTACAAAAAATCAGCTGACACTAGCAACATACAGCCAGATCATCAGATGACTGGCTGTTGTTTGCTTAAAGACAACAGATTCAGCATCCGGTGTTTTTCTTTATTATAATGGAGGAGGAATAGCTTATGGCTATGCTCAAACTCACCCAAGAAGGCACCAGGAACTTAGAAAAAGAACTACAATACCTATTAAAACGTAAAAAGCAATGCCGAAACACATCAGAAAAGGAATTCATTCATAAGCGGGTATCTGAGATAAAAGATATTTTAGCTCAATCCATCACATGGCCGATGGTCAGAGAAGCGGGTTACCATGTAGAACCCGGCTCTACCGTTACGATTGAAGATACCGTCCATAGAGAGCGGTATACGTATACGATCGTCCATCCATTTGAAGCTGATCCTCGCGAAAACATGATCTCGGTGCAATCTCCCATCGCAAAAGCTGCGATCGGAAAAACGGTTCACTCGACTTTTACTGTACGTGTTCCTTTCGGCGAAGATTTAACTTATACCATACTTGATATTCAAAACTGCTAAAAGCTAGGAGTGTTCCCATGAGCCAAGAAGTAGAATTAAATGACTTGCTTCGTGTTAGAAGAGAAAAGTTAACTGCATTAACGGAAAAAGGAGTAGATCCTTTCGGTACCAAGTTTGACCGTACGCATACAGCAGCGGATCTTGTTTCTGAATACGGAGAAAAAGAAAAAGAAGAACTTGATAATGAAGAGATCTCAGTAACTCTTGCGGGTCGTATCATGACAAAACGCGGAAAAGGGAAAGCTGGATTTGCTCATATTCAAGACTTATCTGGAAAGATCCAGATCTATGTAAGATTAGATGCTGTTGGTGATGAGCAATACGAACTATTCAATACGATCGATATTGGAGACTGGGTAGGGGTAACAGGACTTGTCTTTAAAACGAAAGTAGGAGAACTTTCTATTAAAGCGAAAGATTTTCAACTGTTAACAAAATCACTGCGTCCATTACCTGATAAGTTTCATGGACTAAAAGACGTTGAACAACGATACCGTCAACGTTATGTGGATCTGATCATGAACCCTGAGGTTAAAGATACGTTTATTTCTCGTTCTAAGATTATCCGTTCTATGCGCCGTTATTTAGATGACAATGGATATTTAGAAGTAGAAACGCCTACTATGCACTCCATTCCTGGTGGAGCATCTGCTCGTCCGTTCATCACGCATCATAATGCACTAGATATGGAGCTTTACATGCGAATCGCAATCGAGCTTCACCTTAAGCGCCTTATCGTAGGTGGACTTGAGAAGGTATACGAGATCGGCCGCGTATTCCGTAATGAAGGAGTATCAACTCGTCATAACCCGGAATTCACGATGATCGAGCTGTATGAAGCATATGCAGATTACCTTGATATCATGGAATTGACGGAGAATCTGGTCGCTCACATCGCAGAGGATGTATTAGGAACAACAACGGTTACGTACGGAGACTATGAAGTGGATCTTAAGCCTCGTTGGAAGAGAGTACACATGGTCGACGCGATTAAAGAGGCAGCTGGCGTTGATTTCTGGCCTGAAATGACAGACGAAGAAGCTCGTGCTCTAGCTAAAGAACATAATGTACCTGTAAAAGACAACATGTCATATGGTCATGTTGTAAATGAATTCTTTGAACACTTTGTAGAAGAAAAACTGATCCAACCTACATTCGTGTACGGTCACCCAGTTGCAATCTCACCTTTAGCGAAGAAGAATCCTGAGGACCCTCGCTTTACTGATCGTTTTGAGCTGTTTATTGTAGGTCGTGAGCATGCCAATGCTTTCTCTGAGCTAAATGACCCAATCGATCAGCGCGAACGTTTTGAAGAGCAACTGAAAGAACGTGCTGAAGGTAATGATGAAGCACATATGATGGATGAAGACTTTGTAGAGGCACTTGAATATGGTATGCCTCCTACAGGTGGACTAGGAATCGGAATCGATCGTCTAGTGATGCTGTTAACAAACTCACCATCTATCCGTGACGTTCTGTTATTCCCGCAAATGCGTCATTCTGAAAAATAATGTAGACTAAAAAGCCAGCTTCGTGCTGGCTTTTTGATTTTTTAACGGAGTAAGTATAGGAATGAATAAAACGAGTATCATAATGAAGGTGTTATCTTCGAATTACCATTTCACTATATCTTGTATAAAACTGGCATAGGATCGCTGTATCTTGTATAAGCTTTAAACCCTCAACAAAAGCGATTATAAAAGTTATCTTTTTTTCGTAAAAACTATTGTACAAGAGCGAAAATGATGGTATATTATTCTTCGTCGCAAGGAATACTGACATGTTGATGAGCCTTACATAAACGATTAAAAGTTTTTGAAAAAAGCTGTTGACAACGAGGGTTGCGACATGGTAATCTAATAAAGTCGCCAAAACGAGCGGCTAAGAAAACGAAACAAAAAGTTCTTTGAAAACTGAACAAAAGAAATAGGTAAGGAATTAAGAATTAATTCCGTCAGTTTTAAAATCGAGCAAGACAAACACTTTTATGGAGAGTTTGATCCTGGCTCAGGATGAACGCTGGCGGCGTGCCTAATACATGCAAGTCGAGCGAATGATGAGGAGCTTGCTCCTCTGATTTAGCGGCGGACGGGGGAGTAACACGTGGGTAATCTGCCTGTAAGACGGGGATAACTCCGGGAAACCGGGGCTAATACCGGATAATAAGAGAAGAAGCATTTCTTCTTTTTGAAAGTCGGTTTCGGCTGACACTTACAGATGAGCCCGCGGCGCATTAGCTAGTTGGTGAGGTAACGGCTCACCAAGGCGACGATGCGTAGCCGACCTGAGAGGGTGATCGGCCACACTGGGACTGAGACACGGCCCAGACTCCTACGGGAGGCAGCAGTAGGGAATCTTCGGCAATGGGCGAAAGCCTGACCGAGCAACGCCGCGTGAGCGATGAAGGCCTTCGGGTCGTAAAGCTCTGTTGTTAGAGAAGAACAAGTACGAGAGTAACTGCTCGTACCTTGACGGTACCTAACCAGAAAGCCACGGCTAACTACGTGCCAGCAGCCGCGGTAATACGTAGGTGGCAAGCGTTATCCGGAATTATTGGGCGTAAAGCGCGCGCAGGCGGTCTCTTAAGTCTGATGTGAAAGCCCACGGCTCAACCGTGGAGGGTCATTGGAAACTGGGAGACTTGAGTGCAGGAGAGAAAAGTGGAATTCCACGTGTAGCGGTGAAATGCGTAGAGATGTGGAGGAACACCAGTGGCGAAGGCGGCTTTTTGGCCTGTAACTGACGCTGAGGCGCGAAAGCGTGGGGAGCAAACAGGATTAGATACCCTGGTAGTCCACGCCGTAAACGATGAGTGCTAGGTGTTGGGGGGTTCCACCCTCAGTGCTGAAGTTAACACATTAAGCACTCCGCCTGGGGAGTACGACCGCAAGGTTGAAACTCAAAGGAATTGACGGGGGCCCGCACAAGCAGTGGAGCATGTGGTTTAATTCGAAGCAACGCGAAGAACCTTACCAGGTCTTGACATCCTTTGACCACTCTAGAGATAGAGCTTTCCCCTTCGGGGGACAAAGTGACAGGTGGTGCATGGTTGTCGTCAGCTCGTGTCGTGAGATGTTGGGTTAAGTCCCGCAACGAGCGCAACCCTTGACCTTAGTTGCCAGCATTCAGTTGGGCACTCTAAGGTGACTGCCGGTGACAAACCGGAGGAAGGAGGGGATGACGTCAAATCATCATGCCCCTTATGACCTGGGCTACACACGTGCTACAATGGATGATACAAAGGGTTGCGAAGCCGCGAGGCCAAGCCAATCCCAAAAAGTCATTCTCAGTTCGGATTGTAGGCTGCAACTCGCCTACATGAAGCCGGAATTGCTAGTAATCGCGGATCAGCATGCCGCGGTGAATACGTTCCCGGGCCTTGTACACACCGCCCGTCACACCACGAGAGTTTGTAACACCCGAAGTCGGTGGGGTAACCCTTTTGGGAGCCAGCCGCCGAAGGTGGGACAGATGATTGGGGTGAAGTCGTAACAAGGTAGCCGTATCGGAAGGTGCGGCTGGATCACCTCCTTTCTATGGAGATTATGAAACACCTTCGTGTGTTTCGTAAGTACGCCTATTCTTCTTTTGTTCAGTTTTGAAGGAACTTATGTTCTTTCAAGATGTTCTTTGAAAACTAGATATCGACATCCAAACAATATGCAAGGCAGATAGATTTATCTAATCTGCGCCAAGCAAGAATCTTTGATGTGCAAACATCATATAAGGTTAAGCTAGAAAGGGCGCACGGTGGATGCCTTGGCACTAGGAGCCGAAGAAGGACGGGACGAACACCGATATGCCTCGGGGAGCTGTAAGTAAGCATTGATCCGGGGATTTCCGAATGGGGGAACCCACCATCCGTAATGGGATGGTATCCATATCTGAATACATAGGGTATGAGAAGGCAGACCCGGGGAACTGAAACATCTAAGTACCCGGAGGAAGAGAAAGCAAATGCGATTTCCTGAGTAGCGGCGAGCGAAACGGAATCAGCCCAAACCAGAGAGCTTGCTCTCTGGGGTTGTAGGACACTCTATACGGAGTTACAAAGGAACGAAGTAGGTGAAGTGGTCTGGAAAGGCCAGCCGAAGAAGGTAACAGCCCTGTAGCTGAAACTTCGTTCCCTCCTGAGTGGATCCTGAGTACGGCGGGACACGTGAAACCCCGTCGGAATCCGGGAGGACCATCTCCCAAGGCTAAATACTCCCTAGTGACCGATAGTGAACCAGTACCGTGAGGGAAAGGTGAAAAGCACCCCGGAAGGGGAGTGAAACAGATCCTGAAACCGTGTGCCTACAAGTAGTCGGAGCCCATTAACGGGTGACGGCGTGCCTTTTGTAGAATGAACCGGCGAGTTACGATCCCGTGCAAGGTTAAGTTGATAAGACGGAGCCGCAGCGAAAGCGAGTCTGAATAGGGCGACATAGTACGTGGTCGTAGACCCGAAACCGTGTGATCTACCCATGTCCAGGGTGAAGTTCAGGTAACACTGAATGGAGGCCCGAACCCACGCACGTTGAAAAGTGCGGGGATGAGGTGTGGGTAGGGGTGAAATGCCAATCGAACACGGAGATAGCTGGTTCTCCCCGAAATAGCTTTAGGGCTAGCCTCGCGGCAAGATTCCTGGAGGTAGAGCACTGATTGGACTAGGGGCCCCCACAGGGTTACCGAATTCAGTCAAACTCCGAATGCCAGAGAATTATCCGCGGGAGTCAGACTGCGAGTGATAAGATCCGTAGTCAAAAGGGAAACAGCCCAGACCATCAGCTAAGGTCCCAAAGTATACGTTAAGTGGCAAAGGATGTGGAGTTGCCCAGACAACCAGGATGTTGGCTTAGAAGCAGCCACCATTTAAAGAGTGCGTAATAGCTCACTGGTCGAGTGACTCTGCGCCGAAAATGTAACGGGGCTAAACGTATCACCGAAGCTATGGCTTGTACCGTATGGTACAGGGGTAGGGGAGCGTTCGAAGTGCAGCGAAGTCAGACCGGAAGGACTGGTGGAGCGCTTTGAAGTGAGAATGCCGGTATGAGTAGCGAAAGACAAGTGAGAATCTTGTCCATCGAAAGCCTAAGGTTTCCTGAGGAAGGCTCGTCCGCTCAGGGTTAGTCGGGGCCTAAGCCGAGGCTGAAAAGCGTAGGCGATGGATAACAGGTTGATATTCCTGTACCACCTCCTTTCCGTTTGAACAATGGGGGGACGCAGTAAGGTAGGGTGAGCGCACTGATGGAATAGTGCGTCTAAGCAGTTAGGCTGTTGGGTAGGCAAATCCGCCCAACATGAAGGCTGAGCTGTGATGGCGAGGGAAATTTTAGTACCGAAGTCCCTGATCCTACACTGCCAAGAAAAGCCTCTAGTGAGGAAAGAGGTGCCCGTACCGCAAACCGACACAGGTAGGCGAGGAGAGAATCCTAAGATGATCGGGAGAACTCTCGTTAAGGAACTCGGCAAAATGACCCCGTAACTTCGGGAGAAGGGGTGCTCTGATAGGGTTTATCGCCCGAGAGAGCCGCAGTGAATAGATCCAAGCGACTGTTTAGCAAAAACACAGGTCTCTGCGAAACCGCAAGGTGAAGTATAGGGGCTGACACCTGCCCGGTGCTGGAAGGTTAAGAGGAGGGGTTATCCTTTGGGAGAAGCTCTGAATTGAAGCCCCAGTAAACGGCGGCCGTAACTATAACGGTCCTAAGGTAGCGAAATTCCTTGTCGGGTAAGTTCCGACCCGCACGAAAGGTGTAACGACTTGGATACTGTCTCAACGAGAGACCCGGTGAAATTATAGTACCTGTGAAGATGCAGGTTACCCGCGACAGGACGGAAAGACCCCATGGAGCTTTACTGCAACTTGATATTGGATTTTGGTACAGCTTGTACAGGATAGGTAGGAGCCTGAGAAGCCGGAGCGCCAGCTTCGGTGGAGGCGTCGGTGGGATACTACCCTGGCTGTATTGAAATTCTAACCTTGGACCGTAATCCGGTTCGGAGACAGTGTCAGGTGGGCAGTTTGACTGGGGCGGTCGCCTCCTAAACAGTAACGGAGGCGCCCAAAGGTTCCCTCAGAATGGTTGGAAATCATTCGCAGAGTGTAAAGGCACAAGGGAGCTTGACTGCGAGACCTACAAGTCGAGCAGGGACGAAAGTCGGGCTTAGTGATCCGGTGGTTCCGCATGGAAGGGCCATCGCTCAACGGATAAAAGCTACCCTGGGGATAACAGGCTTATCTCCCCCAAGAGTCCACATCGACGGGGAGGTTTGGCACCTCGATGTCGGCTCATCGCATCCTGGGGCTGAAGTAGGTCCCAAGGGTTGGGCTGTTCGCCCATTAAAGCGGTACGCGAGCTGGGTTCAGAACGTCGTGAGACAGTTCGGTCCCTATCCGTCGCGGGCGCAGGAAATTTGAGAGGAGCTGTCCTTAGTACGAGAGGACCGGGATGGACACACCGCTGGTGTACCAGTTGTTCCGCCAGGGGCATAGCTGGGTAGCTACGTGTGGACGGGATAAGTGCTGAAAGCATCTAAGCATGAAGCCCCCCTCAAGATGAGATTTCCCATCACGCAAGTGAGTAAGACCCCTTAGAGATGATGAGGTTGATAGGTCTGGTGTGGAAGCGTGGTGACACGTGGAGCTGACAGATACTAATCGGTCGAGGGCTTATCCTTAAAAAAGCATAACGTTTGGAAACGTCGTATCTAGTTTTGAGAGAACATCTCTCAATATATTTTGGTTCAGTGATGATGGCAAAGAGGTCACACCCGTTCCCATACCGAACACGGAAGTTAAGCTCTTTAGCGCCGATGGTAGTTGGGGGTTTCCCCCTGTTAGAGTAGGACGTCGCTAGGCAATGAGGAAGATGGATGAAAATCCATCTTCTTTTTTTGTGTTTTAAAAATGAAATAAGGAGGTTTGGCTGATGCCAAACTTCTGATTTATGGATGATTGGAGGTGAGGAAGTTTCGGGGGGATAGAGCATGGAACGGGTAGGGATGGGTTGTCGAGAATTAGCGAATGGCCTTTATTTTTGTTTTTAGACTTAATTGAGGCTGGTTCCGACTTAATTCATTCTTCTTACGACTTAATTTTGTGGATTCAGACTTAATTAGACTGCGGAGATACCCCACTCCGTATGTTTCGGAGATCAGTTTCATCCACGAAACCCTCCTACAACCCTCAAAATAGGAAGAAGATGGCCAGAGCCATCTTCCAAAACGCGATATTCTTCAGCCAAAGCTCCGAAAATCTATTCAAAAGTAACGCTAGCAGCCGCTTCACCCCTCATCAAAGCAAAAAACGCACCTAAACACCCCCGATTTCCGCTCACAAGCTCCAAATGAGATCTGCTCATCCACCCAAAGCAACATATTTTCACGGTAATTGAGATTTTATTCACGGTAATTCTCCATATATTCACGGATAAGCTTCATAATTTCACGGATAAAAATTTTTATCGAATTTTCGACACCGGCCATCACTACCGACTTATCGAACTCATCTAATCTTTATCCACCCCTCCACCCTCCTCCAAAAGCATCATCTTTTCGACAGAATCATACAGGTTAAGAAGATAACCATGAGGCAATAATGGTGGATAGAGATTTGCATTTTCGGAAAAAGGCAGGCTATAATATAACTATAGTCAAAGTTAGTCAAAGTCAGAAGGGGGAGGGGAAATGAGGAATATTTCAGATGTAATTGAAAATTACTTAAAGCAAATTCTCTCGAGCTCTAATGATCCGTCCATTGAAATTAAGCGGACGGATATTGCGGAAAGATTTCAATGCGTTCCTTCTCAAATAAACTACGTGATAAACACGAGATTTACGATTGAAAAAGGCTTCGTAGTGGAAAGTAAAAGAGGTGGAGGAGGATATATTCGGATCATGAAGGTCCGTACCGAAAGCTCCGCCCACTTAATTGATCACTTAGCCACCTTGATTGGTGAGAGGATATCGCAAGGCAACGCAGAAAATGTAATAAAGAGACTTATGGAAGAGACGATTGTTTCAGAACGAGAAGCAAGACTTATGCTGAGCGTGATGGATAGATCTATTTTAAAGCTTAATCTTCCAGAACGAGACGAATTACGAGCAGAATTATTAAAAGCTATGATAAAAACGTTAAAATATCGAACCACATAGCCCTTTTTTTCATTCTATATAAAGGGAGGGAGCAGAATGAATTGTGAAGAGTGCCATGAACGTGAAGCGTCTTTACATTTTACAAAGATCATAAATGGGGAGAAAACAGAATTTCACATTTGTGAACATTGTGCTAAAGAAAAAGGAGAATTCTTGCCGGGGTCGAATTCTTTTTCCATTCACCAATTGCTTTCTGGGCTTTTACACGGCGATGGACATGTCCCGAACACGCCATCATCCAACTTCATTCCGCCCTCATTAAGCTGTGAAAAGTGCGGGATGAGTTATTATCAGTTTGCGAAGATCGGTCGCTTTGGATGTGATAATTGCTACAAAGCGTTTGAATCGAAACTTAATCCTATTTTTAAAAGAGTTCATGGTGGTAACACTTTGCATGCGGGAAAGATTCCACTCCGTGCAGGAAGCAGTATTCAAGAAAAAAAGCAGCTTCAGCAATTAAAGCAAGCTTTGCAGCAGTATATATTAAATGAGGAATTTGAAAAAGCTGCTGAAACAAGGGATGTCATCAGGGAGATCGAGCACCGCTTGCAACAGGGGAGGGATACGTAACCGATGTCTTTAGAACGATTTATCAGTGACGCGATCAGTCCCTGGATGAAACGGGAGGGGCCAGAATCGGATATAGTTCTATCGAGCCGTGTCCGACTTGCAAGGAATATTCATCAATATGTTTTTCCCATCGCAGCAGATAAAGAGTCAGCTCATGAAGTCATTTCAGCGATCTCGACTTGTATGAGCGAAGAAAATGAAGAAGCAGAAAAGCTTGAAATGCTGATGATGGAGACGTTAAAACCTGTTCAAAAACGGGTACTTGTAGAGAAACATTTGATCAGTCCCAATCTAGCAGAGCAAGCGAAATACGGTGCTGTTCTCATGAATGCAGATGAATCAGTCAGCATCATGGTGAACGAAGAAGATCATATACGCATCCAATGTTTAGCACCGGGGTTTCAATTAGAAGAAGTGCTTCATCGGGCGAATGAGATCGATGATTTTATCGAAAAAAACGTTGATTATGCGTTTGATGAAAGACGAGGATATTTAACAAGCTGTCCGACAAATGTAGGAACTGGACTTCGAGCCTCTGTCATGATGCATCTTCCAGCGCTCGTACTCTCAAAAAAGATGAGCCGCATCATCCCAGCGATCAATCAGCTAGGGTTAGCGGTAAGAGGAATCTACGGCGAAGGTACTGAGGCGCAAGGAAACATTTTTCAAATTTCAAATCAGATGACACTAGGTAAGTCGGAAGAGGATATAATGGAAGACCTCGCAGGTGTTGTCATGCAGGTCATCCAACAAGAACGAGCAGCTCGTCAACAGCTGCAGGATGGATTGAAATTACAGCTTGAAGACAAGTTATTCCGTTCATTGGGAACGTTAGAGAATTGCCGGATCATCCAATCAAAAGAAGCTGCCAAGTGTTTATCAGATGTGCGGCTAGGCATTGATTTAGAGATCTTACCTGGGATTTCAAAAACGATCCTCAATGAGCTTATGATACTTACACAACCAGGTTTTCTTCAACAATATGCAGGTGAAGTTCTAACTCCAGAAGAACGTGACATAAGAAGAGCCACATTAATCAGAGAAAGAATAAAATTGGAAAACCGATAAGGAGCGTGACGAGTATGATGTTTGGTCGTTTTACTGAGAGAGCACAAAAAGTTTTAGCTTTGGCACAAGAAGAAGCGATTCGTCTAGGTCATAATAATGTGGGAACTGAACATATCCTGCTTGGCTTGATCCGTGAAGGAGAAGGAATTGCAGCAAAAGCACTTCAAGTTCTTGGTCTAGGGCCAGAAAAGATTCAAAAAGAAGTGGAAACATTGATCGGCCGCGGTCAGGAAGCTGTTCAAACGATCCACTACACGCCTCGTGCTAAAAA encodes the following:
- the folB gene encoding dihydroneopterin aldolase, whose amino-acid sequence is MDKMYVNGMRFYGYHGVFNEEQKLGQRFNVDVVLSMDLYQAGLTDELDHTVNYGEVYAVVKEIVEGEPVKLLETLAEAISASILSKFMLVDEVMVKVIKPDPPIPGHYESVAVEITRGRV
- the folK gene encoding 2-amino-4-hydroxy-6-hydroxymethyldihydropteridine diphosphokinase, with protein sequence MNDNNIAYLSVGSNIGDREGLLERAISLVEEFDDISIESVSSIYETDPVGVTDQPLFLNLALKLKTSLSPQALLSKLQDVEMKLDRKRLQKWGPRTIDLDILLYNSVSIQTEELTIPHPRMLERAFVLIPLCEIAPDDIYPDEAISLHQVLCEQRDKEGVRIWKKTEWEDASVRSES
- a CDS encoding helix-turn-helix domain-containing protein; this translates as MEEDRMGRRIRAFRKLKGYTQEQLAKDIGISVSVLGEVERGSRKPKGDLLHKIADQFSINVEELQ
- the dusB gene encoding tRNA dihydrouridine synthase DusB; translated protein: MKIGDITLKNPVVLAPMAGVCNPAFRLIAKEFGAGLVCAEMVSDKGILHENERSLKMLYVDEREKPLSLQIFGGERESLVAAAKYVDKNTNADIIDINMGCPVPKITKCDAGAKWLLDPDKIYEMVAATVDAVQKPVTVKMRIGWDEDHIYAVKNAQAVERAGGAAVAVHGRTRVQMYEGVADWDIIGEVKKNVSIPVIGNGDVSSPQEAKDRMDQYGVDGVMIGRAALGNPWMLYRTVQYLESGIIAPEPTAREKMNICMLHMDRLIDLKGEDVAAREMRKHAAWYLKGLPQTGSVRNAINQMTTREGMNKLLFDYVDQLEEVQKIS
- a CDS encoding GreA/GreB family elongation factor — its product is MAMLKLTQEGTRNLEKELQYLLKRKKQCRNTSEKEFIHKRVSEIKDILAQSITWPMVREAGYHVEPGSTVTIEDTVHRERYTYTIVHPFEADPRENMISVQSPIAKAAIGKTVHSTFTVRVPFGEDLTYTILDIQNC
- the lysS gene encoding lysine--tRNA ligase, with the translated sequence MSQEVELNDLLRVRREKLTALTEKGVDPFGTKFDRTHTAADLVSEYGEKEKEELDNEEISVTLAGRIMTKRGKGKAGFAHIQDLSGKIQIYVRLDAVGDEQYELFNTIDIGDWVGVTGLVFKTKVGELSIKAKDFQLLTKSLRPLPDKFHGLKDVEQRYRQRYVDLIMNPEVKDTFISRSKIIRSMRRYLDDNGYLEVETPTMHSIPGGASARPFITHHNALDMELYMRIAIELHLKRLIVGGLEKVYEIGRVFRNEGVSTRHNPEFTMIELYEAYADYLDIMELTENLVAHIAEDVLGTTTVTYGDYEVDLKPRWKRVHMVDAIKEAAGVDFWPEMTDEEARALAKEHNVPVKDNMSYGHVVNEFFEHFVEEKLIQPTFVYGHPVAISPLAKKNPEDPRFTDRFELFIVGREHANAFSELNDPIDQRERFEEQLKERAEGNDEAHMMDEDFVEALEYGMPPTGGLGIGIDRLVMLLTNSPSIRDVLLFPQMRHSEK
- a CDS encoding CtsR family transcriptional regulator, whose amino-acid sequence is MRNISDVIENYLKQILSSSNDPSIEIKRTDIAERFQCVPSQINYVINTRFTIEKGFVVESKRGGGGYIRIMKVRTESSAHLIDHLATLIGERISQGNAENVIKRLMEETIVSEREARLMLSVMDRSILKLNLPERDELRAELLKAMIKTLKYRTT
- a CDS encoding UvrB/UvrC motif-containing protein gives rise to the protein MNCEECHEREASLHFTKIINGEKTEFHICEHCAKEKGEFLPGSNSFSIHQLLSGLLHGDGHVPNTPSSNFIPPSLSCEKCGMSYYQFAKIGRFGCDNCYKAFESKLNPIFKRVHGGNTLHAGKIPLRAGSSIQEKKQLQQLKQALQQYILNEEFEKAAETRDVIREIEHRLQQGRDT
- a CDS encoding protein arginine kinase; this encodes MSLERFISDAISPWMKREGPESDIVLSSRVRLARNIHQYVFPIAADKESAHEVISAISTCMSEENEEAEKLEMLMMETLKPVQKRVLVEKHLISPNLAEQAKYGAVLMNADESVSIMVNEEDHIRIQCLAPGFQLEEVLHRANEIDDFIEKNVDYAFDERRGYLTSCPTNVGTGLRASVMMHLPALVLSKKMSRIIPAINQLGLAVRGIYGEGTEAQGNIFQISNQMTLGKSEEDIMEDLAGVVMQVIQQERAARQQLQDGLKLQLEDKLFRSLGTLENCRIIQSKEAAKCLSDVRLGIDLEILPGISKTILNELMILTQPGFLQQYAGEVLTPEERDIRRATLIRERIKLENR